A stretch of the Saccharolobus caldissimus genome encodes the following:
- a CDS encoding RsmB/NOP family class I SAM-dependent RNA methyltransferase, producing the protein MEGIVKFLSSLLYYVEERGYPFAVAFKRAYRDNKPREVNSNLLYEYSRRFLLSYFSLPSVKKRSIRVKYWIEGKHDNITFPEWMEESLKNFVNLSLLKESLKSKVVWIRVNLLKTDIDKVIKALENYKIEFSLDKDLYYMIKIEKSKVRLSALDLVKEYKVIIQDKASSLVIEALKPEYKDKLIDLSSAPGVKASLYMMLTENKSEIFLTDIDFSRLLRELRLLKKSGVDMDKIHIIHQDSSRNSLTKGDKVLLDAPCSSSGMISNDPTILIKLNREKIIRFSNLQKRLINEAINIKAKELVYAVCSFFPEEGETIVDKYYDLLERPFNNYSSGYTSFKSGILTNRTFPHIDSTEGFFISKLNLEKL; encoded by the coding sequence TTGGAAGGAATAGTAAAATTCCTAAGTAGCTTACTATATTACGTTGAGGAAAGAGGATACCCGTTTGCCGTTGCATTTAAACGTGCATATAGAGATAATAAACCAAGAGAAGTGAATAGTAATTTATTGTACGAGTATAGTAGACGTTTTCTCTTATCATATTTTTCATTGCCATCTGTAAAAAAGAGGTCAATAAGAGTAAAGTATTGGATTGAAGGTAAACATGATAATATAACTTTTCCAGAGTGGATGGAAGAAAGTCTTAAGAACTTCGTTAATTTAAGTTTATTAAAGGAAAGTTTAAAGAGTAAAGTTGTATGGATTAGAGTAAATTTACTAAAAACAGATATAGATAAGGTAATTAAGGCATTAGAAAATTACAAAATAGAATTCTCATTGGATAAAGATCTATATTATATGATTAAAATCGAGAAAAGCAAGGTAAGATTATCAGCATTGGATTTAGTAAAGGAGTATAAAGTTATAATTCAAGATAAGGCTAGTTCATTAGTAATAGAGGCCCTTAAGCCAGAATATAAGGATAAGTTAATTGACCTCTCTTCAGCCCCTGGAGTTAAAGCCTCACTGTATATGATGCTAACTGAGAATAAGTCTGAAATTTTCTTAACAGATATAGATTTTTCTAGACTCTTAAGGGAACTTAGACTATTGAAAAAGAGCGGTGTTGATATGGATAAGATTCATATTATTCATCAAGATTCTTCACGTAATAGTTTAACTAAGGGCGATAAAGTATTATTAGACGCTCCTTGTTCTTCTTCTGGTATGATATCCAATGATCCTACAATTTTGATTAAATTAAATAGAGAAAAAATTATTAGATTTTCTAATTTGCAAAAAAGGCTAATTAATGAGGCCATTAACATAAAGGCAAAGGAATTAGTTTATGCAGTGTGTTCATTTTTTCCTGAGGAAGGCGAAACTATAGTTGATAAATATTATGATCTTCTAGAGAGGCCTTTTAACAACTATTCAAGTGGTTATACTTCGTTTAAGTCTGGAATTCTGACAAATAGAACATTTCCTCATATTGACTCTACAGAGGGTTTCTTTATATCTAAACTAAATCTGGAAAAGCTATAG
- the upsX gene encoding protein UpsX codes for MYQKLNIPEIINCWFDNYENNKINLVCNTVEQPLITIEKDKINISSGRWIFRKGNVLISIDQDGKEKVIRDDSNNYVIDYISLGDNEIYPIYLKNKKYLFSGNEYEKYVVYLDKKILIDRNKINIFLRNKTIELEKGKQYYLSKNYISIVYEEGTKVIDNAGNVLNFKIQGKYLGFNEIYGDIFKTEQGVIFSSRKGVIGICVDESYLIGEMQGGLVILCGDKLKYYYNTGWREIERHVESELSVNLSSNLLGILRSNNELHIYDINFNELIKFENVHSFILDYKRFYLLSSDKVIAIGFLVENYNPIKVINNNNTVKSPITLQIDETYLYNLTVEKGKVIEIKTLENRSKLVLIEPYEFKKGSLNIVIGNKYFKLIQNIPYESEVSNIEFKDLRLLVSNNNGRVIGHVDKNGLLLGTIKYRIPTRSPIEFLIIIYDNMYKYEVTDNNSDIILNIPLKLSKTIIGKIPMRLEVYINQRMIESLEYLVPVITVNNNKKCNIIKRKIINNSSIREIITKRNNIFEWEEIFEYPEEYQGILVVREGDIIEIEGEKIKINKGFNLIKITKSENYSREYVILGVENPIREVHIEYKANLLNIKLNIDNNVPFEVFYGPHSYRGISRGVNEISLPIEPTYSLIKVRAIAHGFKWEANYTFNSLYYSLLIAKNHAELLKGSLLSFGIV; via the coding sequence TTGTATCAAAAATTAAATATACCAGAAATTATCAATTGTTGGTTTGATAATTATGAAAATAATAAGATAAATTTAGTATGTAATACTGTAGAACAGCCTTTAATTACTATTGAAAAAGATAAGATTAACATTTCATCTGGTAGATGGATATTTAGAAAAGGTAACGTTCTAATTTCTATAGATCAAGACGGTAAAGAAAAAGTAATAAGGGATGATAGCAATAACTATGTTATAGATTATATTTCCTTAGGAGATAATGAGATATATCCTATATATTTGAAAAATAAAAAATACTTGTTTAGTGGAAATGAATATGAAAAATATGTGGTATATCTTGATAAAAAGATATTAATTGATAGAAATAAAATAAATATTTTTTTAAGAAATAAAACAATAGAACTGGAAAAAGGTAAACAGTATTATTTATCTAAAAATTATATTTCTATTGTCTATGAAGAGGGTACAAAAGTTATCGATAATGCTGGGAATGTTCTTAATTTTAAGATTCAAGGAAAGTACCTAGGATTTAATGAAATATATGGTGATATATTTAAGACTGAACAAGGAGTTATCTTTTCTTCAAGAAAAGGAGTAATAGGGATATGCGTTGATGAATCTTACTTAATAGGTGAGATGCAGGGAGGGCTAGTAATATTATGCGGTGATAAATTAAAATATTACTATAATACAGGATGGAGAGAAATAGAGAGGCATGTAGAATCAGAGCTTTCGGTAAATCTTAGTAGTAATTTGTTAGGCATATTAAGAAGTAATAATGAATTACACATATATGATATTAATTTTAATGAACTAATAAAATTTGAAAATGTTCATTCATTTATTTTAGATTATAAACGATTTTACCTTTTATCTAGTGATAAGGTAATTGCGATAGGTTTTCTAGTTGAAAACTATAATCCAATTAAGGTTATCAACAATAATAATACAGTGAAATCTCCGATTACATTGCAGATAGATGAAACTTATTTATATAACTTAACAGTTGAAAAAGGAAAGGTAATAGAAATTAAAACATTAGAAAATAGATCTAAACTTGTATTAATCGAGCCATATGAATTTAAAAAGGGATCGCTTAATATAGTAATAGGTAATAAATATTTTAAATTAATTCAAAATATACCCTATGAATCTGAAGTTTCTAATATAGAGTTTAAAGATCTGAGGTTATTAGTTTCAAATAATAACGGTAGAGTAATAGGTCATGTAGATAAAAATGGTTTATTATTAGGGACAATTAAATATAGAATCCCTACTAGGTCTCCTATAGAATTCTTGATAATTATATATGACAATATGTACAAATATGAAGTTACAGATAATAATTCTGATATAATATTAAATATTCCTCTAAAATTAAGTAAAACGATTATAGGTAAAATACCAATGAGATTAGAAGTTTATATAAATCAAAGAATGATTGAGTCGTTAGAGTATTTAGTTCCAGTTATTACAGTTAATAATAACAAAAAGTGTAATATAATAAAAAGAAAAATAATTAATAATTCATCTATTAGAGAAATAATAACGAAAAGAAATAATATATTTGAATGGGAAGAAATATTTGAGTATCCAGAAGAATATCAGGGAATTCTAGTAGTAAGAGAGGGTGATATTATAGAAATTGAAGGAGAAAAAATAAAAATAAATAAAGGTTTTAATTTAATTAAAATAACTAAGAGTGAAAATTATAGTAGGGAGTATGTAATTTTAGGCGTAGAAAATCCAATAAGAGAAGTACATATAGAATATAAAGCAAATTTATTAAATATTAAATTAAATATAGATAATAATGTTCCCTTTGAAGTATTTTATGGTCCTCATTCTTATAGAGGTATATCAAGAGGTGTTAATGAAATATCTTTACCTATAGAACCTACATATAGTTTAATAAAGGTTAGGGCAATAGCCCATGGCTTTAAATGGGAGGCTAATTATACTTTTAATTCCCTTTATTATTCTCTTTTAATAGCTAAAAATCATGCGGAATTATTAAAGGGATCTTTGCTTAGTTTCGGTATTGTGTGA
- a CDS encoding FAD-dependent oxidoreductase has protein sequence MENKKVIILGAGYAGLNAFYEISRKYNTILISDTDNFIFYTSFLRNLIFKSKHKYITKIRPTIVDRVKEIDIERKTVKTSNGKEIDGDILILALGCDRKDQLNFIRKVVSKNKVSLGVEDKFDEYLAIQLAFYLRRINKQVAYYGSTLKWLGENVSHNLIKVMEKYGIRIAENAEDIIPSCKPNEVIGEFLPVNDNLEYKPNIFVIGDLIKSFPKLGELAMREGFFLGKNLSKKGSSVFKPIYINIIDTGWGEAIHIRSNLPWGGNLVNVKISKLRAIMKRVIEKYYIIRKGKMGFFYYL, from the coding sequence ATGGAGAATAAGAAAGTCATAATTTTAGGCGCAGGATATGCTGGCCTCAATGCATTTTATGAAATTTCAAGAAAATATAACACAATTCTAATATCAGATACCGATAATTTCATATTCTATACTTCATTCTTACGAAACTTAATATTTAAGAGCAAACATAAATATATAACTAAAATAAGACCTACAATAGTCGATAGAGTTAAAGAAATCGATATTGAAAGAAAAACAGTTAAGACCAGTAATGGTAAAGAAATCGATGGAGATATATTAATTTTAGCGCTAGGATGTGATAGAAAAGACCAACTGAATTTCATTAGGAAAGTAGTAAGTAAAAATAAAGTTTCGTTAGGAGTTGAGGACAAATTTGACGAATATCTAGCCATTCAATTAGCTTTTTACTTAAGGAGAATAAATAAACAAGTAGCTTATTACGGATCTACTTTAAAATGGTTAGGTGAAAATGTTAGTCATAATTTAATTAAGGTGATGGAAAAATACGGTATAAGAATTGCAGAAAATGCTGAAGATATAATACCCAGCTGTAAACCTAATGAAGTAATTGGAGAATTTTTGCCGGTAAATGATAATTTAGAATATAAACCTAATATTTTCGTAATTGGAGACTTAATAAAAAGTTTTCCTAAACTTGGCGAGCTTGCAATGAGAGAAGGATTTTTCTTAGGTAAAAATCTTTCTAAAAAAGGTAGTAGTGTTTTCAAGCCTATTTACATAAATATAATAGATACTGGCTGGGGAGAGGCTATTCACATAAGGTCTAATTTGCCTTGGGGAGGAAATTTAGTTAATGTAAAAATATCAAAATTAAGGGCTATTATGAAAAGAGTAATAGAAAAATATTATATAATTAGAAAAGGAAAAATGGGATTTTTTTACTATTTATGA
- a CDS encoding 4-hydroxybenzoate octaprenyltransferase — MSWDPGGLSKNTKNRFYVFMRFLRIEQVLFSLPMAYLGAFVAIRKIPPISILILIFLALFFLRTAGMTNDNLADVEIDAKNPRTKNRPLVTGAIKISEAKFMIISSLVLFFLITYFINIWAFILSPIVALVVMSYPYMKRYTAFANYHLASIQGLAVFSGAVAVLGIYYNSLSQIFLRIPWFFVIGTILWAVGFDLYNHIPDAQFDKQMGLHSFAVLLGDKALIFAGLNQLFSVIFDFIGDIYYNLGIIAIVSTIIHGVIMAYAYYLASRKNDFGKAFYYNIYSSIVLGLGVDIDVILGIPF; from the coding sequence GTGAGCTGGGATCCTGGAGGATTAAGCAAGAATACTAAGAATAGGTTTTACGTTTTTATGAGATTCTTAAGAATAGAGCAGGTTTTATTTAGCTTACCTATGGCATATTTAGGGGCTTTTGTAGCAATAAGAAAAATACCACCTATTTCTATACTAATACTTATTTTTTTGGCATTATTCTTTTTAAGAACTGCAGGTATGACTAATGATAATCTAGCTGATGTTGAAATAGATGCTAAAAATCCGAGAACTAAAAATAGACCTCTAGTTACTGGTGCGATTAAAATTAGTGAAGCTAAGTTTATGATTATATCATCTCTCGTACTATTCTTTTTAATAACATATTTTATTAATATTTGGGCATTTATTTTATCTCCAATAGTTGCATTGGTAGTTATGTCTTATCCATATATGAAAAGATATACTGCTTTCGCAAATTATCATTTAGCTTCAATTCAAGGTCTAGCAGTTTTTAGTGGTGCAGTAGCGGTGTTAGGCATTTACTATAATTCTCTATCTCAAATATTTCTTAGGATCCCGTGGTTCTTTGTAATAGGAACTATTCTATGGGCTGTGGGGTTTGATCTATACAATCATATTCCAGACGCTCAGTTTGATAAACAAATGGGTTTGCACAGTTTTGCGGTATTATTAGGTGATAAAGCGCTAATTTTTGCAGGACTCAATCAATTATTCTCTGTGATATTTGATTTTATAGGTGATATTTATTATAATTTAGGTATTATAGCAATAGTATCTACAATAATTCATGGTGTTATAATGGCTTACGCATATTATTTAGCCTCACGTAAAAATGATTTTGGTAAGGCATTTTATTATAATATATACTCTTCAATAGTATTAGGTTTAGGTGTTGACATAGATGTCATACTTGGCATACCATTTTAG
- the cimA gene encoding citramalate synthase, whose protein sequence is MKYDFLPFSLKLLNLPTIFHLCLVFKKSVEILDTTLRDGSQGANISFTLNDKIKIALMLDELGVDYIEGGWPGSNPKDEEFFKEIKKYSLSKAKIAAFGSTKRKDLSIYDDPSLNSIIKADVDVAVLFGKSWSLHVTDVLKVSKEENLDIVYDSIAYLKSHGLKVIFDAEHFYQGFKEDPDYALSVVKAAESAGADVITLADTNGGTPPFEIYEITKKVRETLHVKIGIHAHNDIGCAVANSLMAVKAGARHVQGTINGIGERTGNADLIQIIPTLILKMNLNVLNGYQSLKKLREVSRLVYEILGIPPNPYQPYVGDNAFAHKAGVHVDAVMKVPRAYEHIDPSLVGNDRKFVISELSGTANLVSYLQKLGIIVDKKDERLRKALNKIKELEAKGYSFDVGPASAILIALKELGYYENYINLEYWKVINENSGLSIGIVKVNSQLEVAEGVGPVNAIDKALRMALQRVFPEISNVKLIDYRVILPGEIKNTESVVRVTIEFTDGKINWRTEGVSKSVIEASVMALIDGLDYYLQLKKRLKVLDNIYSM, encoded by the coding sequence ATAAAATATGACTTCCTCCCATTTTCATTAAAACTTTTAAACCTTCCCACGATTTTTCACCTATGTCTGGTGTTCAAGAAATCTGTTGAGATCTTGGATACTACATTAAGAGATGGTTCACAAGGGGCAAATATATCTTTTACTTTAAACGATAAGATAAAAATTGCCTTAATGTTAGATGAGTTAGGAGTAGATTATATAGAAGGAGGATGGCCAGGTTCAAATCCTAAAGATGAAGAATTCTTTAAAGAGATTAAAAAGTATTCTTTATCAAAGGCTAAAATAGCAGCTTTTGGTAGTACTAAAAGAAAAGATTTAAGCATATATGACGATCCAAGTCTTAATAGCATTATAAAAGCTGATGTTGACGTAGCTGTTTTATTCGGAAAATCATGGTCTCTTCATGTTACTGATGTACTAAAAGTTTCTAAAGAGGAAAATTTAGATATTGTTTATGACAGCATAGCGTATTTAAAATCACATGGACTAAAAGTTATATTTGATGCTGAACATTTCTATCAAGGATTTAAGGAAGATCCAGATTACGCTTTAAGTGTAGTAAAGGCCGCTGAGAGTGCAGGGGCTGATGTTATTACATTAGCTGACACTAACGGTGGTACTCCACCATTTGAGATTTATGAGATAACTAAGAAGGTTAGAGAAACGTTACATGTAAAAATAGGCATACACGCGCATAATGATATAGGTTGTGCAGTAGCAAATTCTTTAATGGCAGTAAAGGCTGGGGCTAGACACGTTCAAGGAACGATAAATGGAATAGGTGAGAGGACAGGTAATGCTGATTTAATACAAATAATTCCTACACTCATTCTAAAAATGAATTTAAATGTGTTAAATGGTTATCAAAGTTTAAAGAAATTAAGAGAAGTCTCCAGATTAGTTTATGAAATATTAGGAATTCCACCTAATCCTTACCAGCCGTATGTAGGTGATAACGCTTTTGCTCATAAAGCTGGAGTACATGTAGATGCAGTTATGAAGGTACCGAGGGCATATGAACATATAGACCCTTCACTAGTTGGTAATGATAGAAAATTCGTTATTTCAGAGTTATCTGGTACTGCTAATTTAGTATCATATTTACAGAAATTGGGAATTATAGTAGATAAAAAAGATGAGAGGCTAAGAAAGGCCTTAAATAAAATCAAAGAATTAGAAGCAAAAGGATATAGCTTTGATGTAGGGCCTGCATCAGCAATCTTAATTGCATTAAAGGAATTAGGATATTATGAAAACTATATTAACCTAGAGTATTGGAAAGTAATAAACGAAAATAGTGGACTTTCTATAGGTATAGTTAAAGTTAATTCTCAATTAGAAGTAGCAGAAGGTGTAGGCCCCGTTAATGCTATAGATAAAGCTTTAAGAATGGCCTTACAAAGAGTTTTTCCAGAGATTAGTAATGTAAAATTAATAGATTATAGAGTTATCTTACCTGGAGAAATTAAAAATACTGAAAGTGTAGTTAGGGTTACAATTGAGTTTACAGATGGAAAAATTAACTGGAGAACTGAAGGAGTATCTAAAAGTGTAATTGAAGCTTCGGTTATGGCTCTGATAGATGGACTAGACTACTATTTACAGTTAAAGAAGAGATTAAAAGTACTCGACAACATATACAGTATGTGA
- a CDS encoding ABC transporter substrate-binding protein, which produces MSIKVYNPFLDDYVQIPKPIKSIVSLDPAATETIFLLGFGDRVKATDAFSYRPEEARKTLKIGSYTHVNLELLEIIKPDIIFTTTGAQKELTKKLLNLGFNVYPLPIPTSLSGILNNILLIGNVLNAGFESRKLYVDLSNIIYSKIDFYRKKRVKIYVEFELGSIITIGFPTHISDAIYVLGGSNIFDDVSDAYFTPKDEEILCRDPDIVIYEPKRLSEDEKTRFYKRLEKRGLTPLLNKRIFFTKGDYLAHMGPSFITDSFIWLSSLIKSFP; this is translated from the coding sequence ATGAGTATTAAGGTTTATAATCCATTTCTAGACGATTATGTTCAAATTCCTAAACCTATTAAGTCTATAGTAAGTCTTGATCCAGCTGCAACTGAGACGATATTTCTGTTAGGTTTTGGTGATAGGGTTAAAGCTACGGATGCTTTTAGTTATAGACCAGAAGAAGCCAGAAAAACTCTTAAGATAGGAAGTTATACTCACGTTAATTTAGAATTATTAGAGATAATTAAGCCAGATATCATTTTTACCACTACTGGTGCACAAAAAGAGCTTACAAAAAAATTGTTGAATTTAGGATTTAACGTGTATCCTTTGCCTATTCCTACTAGTTTATCTGGAATCTTAAATAACATTTTACTCATAGGGAACGTTTTAAATGCTGGTTTTGAATCTAGGAAATTGTATGTAGATCTTAGCAATATTATATATAGTAAAATAGATTTCTATAGGAAAAAGAGAGTAAAAATATACGTTGAATTTGAGTTAGGTTCTATAATAACTATAGGCTTTCCTACTCATATCAGCGATGCTATCTATGTGCTAGGTGGCAGTAATATATTTGATGATGTTAGCGATGCTTATTTCACGCCTAAAGATGAGGAAATACTGTGTAGAGATCCAGATATAGTAATTTATGAGCCTAAAAGATTAAGTGAGGATGAGAAAACTAGATTTTATAAGAGATTAGAGAAAAGGGGATTAACTCCTTTACTTAATAAGCGTATATTCTTTACTAAAGGTGATTATTTAGCACATATGGGCCCTAGTTTCATAACGGATTCTTTTATTTGGCTTAGTTCCTTAATAAAGTCATTTCCGTAG